One window of Cydia pomonella isolate Wapato2018A chromosome 5, ilCydPomo1, whole genome shotgun sequence genomic DNA carries:
- the LOC133518336 gene encoding hemolymph lipopolysaccharide-binding protein-like, with product MAGNRAGSGQVAFSRFGGQDSFWIAEPKQLVSYLSNMSFTKLFDINFSYIIFNHFFTGYKLQINFASCYKFHRALRTWFQAYVTCHEEGGELAVINSAEEAQMLQTMFKENLSPDQAIVGLRTKAGEWVTVDEEPLSVSGYDSWSPGEPNNKNGESCGFMLRSGMLNDDPCDKLAPSICEITL from the exons atggcaggaaaccgcgctggatcgggacaggtggcgttctctcgtttcggaggccaagattctttttggatcgctgagccaaagcagttagttagttacttATCTAATATGTCGTTCACAAAGCTTTTCGACAttaacttttcatatattatctTCAACCATTTTTTCACAGGATACAAATTGCAAATTAATTTCGCCAGCTGCTACAAGTTCCACCGAGCGCTCAGGACCTGGTTCCAAGCTTACGTGACGTGCCACGAAGAGGGTGGAGAATTAGCTGTTATCAATAGTGCTGAAGAGGCTCAAATGTTGCAGACAATGTTTAAAGAAAACCTATCTCCTGATCAGGCGATCGTCGGATTACGTACTAAAGCCGGTGAATGGGTTACCGTTGATG AAGAACCGCTCTCGGTGTCCGGTTACGACTCATGGTCTCCAGGCGAGCCGAACAACAAGAATGGCGAATCGTGCGGTTTCATGCTGCGCTCGGGCATGCTCAACGATGACCCTTGCGACAagctagcgccatctatctgTGAGATCACACTCTAG
- the LOC133518243 gene encoding hemolymph lipopolysaccharide-binding protein-like, whose amino-acid sequence MGSCANSPTGYDYSREADAWLNLHTKPTSFSNAKIRCQQEGGVLASPTTNAVAQVMLTTLAERQLMGTLFTGIKSLNSGENVQGVPVTSVPLCWVADIADDDNDGEDCWALAGAGSLVDVNCARELPYYCRQDNASITRNLCGDVDGKGFAIKGSDMCAADPLCWAEDGTIDAEDCWALAGAALW is encoded by the exons ATgg GCTCCTGTGCTAACAGTCCCACCGGCTACGACTATAGTCGAGAGGCGGACGCGTGGTTGAACCTCCACACCAAGCCTACCTCCTTTTCAAACGCAAAGATTCGTTGCCAGCAAGAAG GGGGAGTCCTAGCATCTCCCACGACCAATGCAGTGGCCCAGGTGATGTTGACCACGCTGGCCGAGCGCCAGCTTATGGGCACCCTGTTTACTGGAATAAAATCCCTCAATTCTGGAGAAAACGTACAGG GAGTGCCGGTCACCTCTGTCCCGCTATGCTGGGTTGCTGACATCGccgatgatgataatgatggcGAGGATTGCTGGGCGCTGGCTGGAGCGGGCTCTCTGGTAGACGTGAACTGTGCAAGAGAACTCCCATACTACTGTCGACAGGACAACGCTAGCATTACGAGAAACTTGTGCGGCGATGTTGATGGTAAGGGTTTTGCTATCAAAGGGTCTGACATGTGTGCCGCTGACCCGCTATGCTGGGCTGAAGACGGCACCATTGATGCCGAGGATTGCTGGGCCCTGGCAGGAGCAGCGCTCTGGTAG
- the LOC133518244 gene encoding uncharacterized protein LOC133518244, giving the protein MSEKDYHNFTGAHCEANNASSGYVYSQEAGVWLRLHLETATWYEAGMRCTLEGGILASPTTSAIAQKMASMMAEQDEQLVHSVFTGINSILVKGNYTSLDGKSGFRTIIDFKSTGVPLSAIPVPLWDSYEDCVVLTRAGKLADVNCQSELPYFCRKDNAQKCGIQAKGYVWEPRTDSYYKFHRIARTWDAANSVCQAEGGHLVIINSNTESTVLKQIFAKNPENTITGTEFVIEKNYAHVGFKRNGDKFVTINGKSLREAGFEKWSPGEPNNPDVEKCGSIYKNGLLNDIDCTKKFAFICDARLGDDVVSPASPRAVRVPRGAARGSSGHGHECSGTGAGAGRCARHTAHCSATRSKSASKWQYAAGSPVSVYEYENVREADTWLRLHIVPATWSDAAMRCQLEGGVLETPMTNATTEVMLNAMKKHKHASNMVESPVWIGKTDIRYKGKNKSSDATGGVFINNIEWVSRDSSEFETVYCVALTDTGKLTFTSCSRALPYFCRNSVPKGPSSPSTEDSADKYNYYDVDTKNDRDGIPTSVAQQCDGNGYEWKPRTGSCYKFHRAAKTWRSALSTCLAEGGHLAVINSNTESTVLKELYEQNNYTVITGTTMPYYASIGFRKLDGKWVTVQGEGYQKFLFNKGENCLTSRALAH; this is encoded by the exons ATGTCAG AAAAAGACTATCATAACTTTACAGGAGCACACTGTGAAGCTAATAATGCCAGTTCTGGCTACGTCTATAGCCAAGAAGCTGGCGTGTGGCTGCGCCTGCACTTGGAGACTGCCACCTGGTACGAAGCAGGAATGCGATGTACCTTAGAAG GTGGGATCCTGGCTTCTCCGACGACCAGCGCCATAGCCCAAAAGATGGCTTCCATGATGGCCGAGCAAGACGAGCAGTTGGTGCACTCAGTGTTTACCGGAATAAACTCCATTTTAGTAAAGGGAAACTATACTTCCCTTGATGGTAAGTCAGGATTTAGGACTATTATTGATT TTAAATCAACAGGAGTGCCGTTGTCCGCTATCCCGGTCCCACTCTGGGACTCGTACGAGGACTGCGTGGTGCTGACGCGCGCGGGCAAGCTGGCCGACGTCAACTGTCAGAGCGAGCTGCCATACTTCTGCCGCAAGGATAACGCCCAAAAGTGTGGGATCCAGGCCAAGG gGTACGTGTGGGAGCCTCGCACCGATAGTTACTACAAGTTCCACCGCATCGCGAGGACCTGGGATGCCGCCAACAGCGTGTGCCAAGCCGAGGGTGGACATCTGGTCATAATCAACAGCAACACTGAATCTACGGTGCTCAAACAGATTTTTGCGAAGAACCCTGAGAATACGATCACTGGGACAGAGTTTGTTATTGAAAAAAACTATGCCCATGTTGGTTTTAAGCGGAACGGCGACAAATTTGTCACTATTAATG GTAAATCGCTTCGTGAAGCTGGATTTGAGAAGTGGTCTCCCGGCGAGCCGAACAACCCGGACGTAGAAAAATGCGGATCCATTTATAAAAACGGACTGCTCAATGACATTGACTGCACGAAAAAATTCGCCTTCATCT GTGATGCCCGCCTCGGCGACGATGTCGTCTCGCCAGCGTCGCCGCGGGCGGTACGCGTGCCGCGTGGCGCCGCGCGG GGTTCCTCTGGCCACGGCCACGAGTGCAGCGGCACGGGCGCCGGCGCAGGGCGCTGCGCGCGGCACACGGCGCACTGCTCCGCCACCCGCTCGAAGTCCGCGTCCA AGTGGCAGTATGCAGCGGGCAGTCCAGTGAGCGTCTATGAGTACGAAAACGTGCGCGAGGCGGACACGTGGCTGCGCCTGCACATCGTGCCCGCTACCTGGTCGGATGCCGCCATGCGATGCCAACTCGAAG GTGGTGTGTTAGAGACTCCTATGACCAACGCCACGACTGAAGTAATGCTGAACGCGATGAAAAAACACAAACATGCCTCAAACATGGTGGAAAGTCCAGTGTGGATTGGAAAAACAGACATTCGATATAAGGGAAAAAATAAGTCTTCGGACG ctacaGGAGGGGTTTTCATCAATAACATAGAATGGGTTTCGAGAGATTCATCCGAGTTCGAAACCGTTTACTGCGTGGCGCTGACGGACACGGGCAAGCTGACTTTCACCAGCTGTTCGCGAGCACTGCCATACTTCTGCCGCAACAGTGTCCCTAAAGGCCCCTCCAGTCCTTCCACTGAAGATTCTGCCGACAAGTATAACTATTATGATGTCGATACTAAGAATGATCGGGATGGAATACCTACATCAGTGGCGCAGCAGTGTGACGGCAATG GGTACGAATGGAAGCCCCGCACCGGCAGCTGCTACAAGTTCCACCGGGCCGCTAAGACCTGGCGCTCCGCCCTTTCCACCTGCCTCGCCGAGGGCGGACATCTGGCCGTCATCAACAGCAACACCGAGTCGACAGTACTCAAGGAACTGTACGAACAGAACAACTATACTGTGATTACTGGAACAACGATGCCTTATTATGCATCTATTGGGTTCAGGAAGTTGGATGGCAAGTGGGTCACTGTACAAGGTGAGGGTTAtcaaaagtttttgtttaacaaGGGGGAAAATTGTTTAACTTCTCGTGCATTAGCACATTGA